One Synechococcus sp. MU1617 DNA window includes the following coding sequences:
- the psbP gene encoding photosystem II reaction center PsbP codes for MQLLQSLSRVIVCSVLALVLGACAAGPTAGLQSYQSPDGRFAFLYPTGWTEVQVSNGPRVVFHDLIHSDETVSLMINKVSEDNELSELGSAVAVGERLRREVIATAGSGRTAELVEAQEREVNGHTFYDLEYAVHLEDRDRHELATVVVDRGRLYTLATSVNEDRWAKVGDLCGRVVHSLTLLI; via the coding sequence ATGCAGCTCCTCCAATCTCTGAGTCGCGTGATCGTTTGCAGCGTCCTGGCACTGGTGCTGGGAGCCTGCGCAGCGGGACCAACGGCCGGGCTGCAGTCGTACCAAAGCCCGGATGGCCGTTTCGCCTTCCTCTATCCCACCGGTTGGACCGAGGTGCAGGTGAGCAACGGCCCCCGGGTGGTGTTTCACGACCTGATCCACAGCGATGAAACCGTGAGCCTGATGATCAACAAGGTGAGCGAAGACAACGAGCTGAGTGAACTGGGCAGCGCCGTCGCCGTGGGAGAGCGGCTGCGCCGTGAGGTGATCGCCACCGCCGGCAGCGGCCGCACCGCCGAGCTGGTGGAAGCGCAGGAGCGCGAGGTGAATGGCCACACCTTCTACGACCTCGAATACGCCGTGCACCTGGAAGACCGCGACCGCCACGAGCTGGCGACCGTGGTGGTGGACCGAGGGCGCCTCTACACCCTGGCCACCAGCGTCAACGAAGACCGCTGGGCCAAGGTTGGAGACCTCTGCGGACGGGTGGTGCACTCACTGACCCTGCTGATCTGA
- a CDS encoding LCP family protein — MPQAPPAKASTEAITWPVVAAVVVGLSGGLILSVPLCRLIMAPSRTADQPFALPQPAPLANPFVGWTGFGAREVVVLGRDRTGNNTDVIFTVRVDGTTTTITQIPRDSYIDAEGFGGIKLNALMAYGGVEAVERELSRLMNRPIRHHILVRLDAIETLANLVGGIEVDVPKRLYYVDRSQNLVIDLQPGPQLLRGKDLEGFLRWRNDGRGDFGRLERQQLALKGLFEQMKQPQNLIRLPALITAAGQALETDLGPMELGGLITAMGTTDLNASSLKAVPFNADGISYLDTEWPAKSSSGADASKASSQRFRFLF, encoded by the coding sequence ATGCCACAAGCCCCCCCTGCTAAGGCGTCAACTGAGGCCATCACATGGCCGGTGGTTGCTGCTGTGGTTGTGGGTCTCAGCGGCGGCCTGATCTTGTCGGTGCCTCTGTGTCGGTTGATCATGGCGCCGTCCAGGACTGCAGATCAACCTTTCGCGCTGCCTCAGCCTGCGCCGCTTGCCAACCCATTTGTTGGTTGGACCGGCTTCGGGGCAAGGGAGGTGGTGGTGCTGGGCCGAGACCGCACTGGCAACAACACTGATGTGATTTTCACGGTGCGGGTGGATGGCACCACCACAACGATCACCCAGATCCCCCGCGACAGCTACATCGATGCCGAGGGCTTCGGTGGCATCAAGCTGAATGCACTGATGGCTTACGGCGGTGTGGAGGCGGTGGAGCGGGAGTTGTCGCGGTTGATGAACCGCCCGATCCGCCATCACATCCTCGTGCGCCTGGATGCGATCGAAACCCTGGCCAACCTGGTGGGGGGCATCGAAGTGGATGTTCCCAAGCGCCTTTATTACGTCGATCGCAGTCAGAACCTGGTGATCGACCTGCAGCCCGGCCCTCAGCTGTTAAGGGGCAAGGATCTGGAGGGCTTTCTGCGTTGGCGCAACGACGGCCGCGGCGATTTCGGCCGGCTTGAACGGCAGCAGCTGGCGTTGAAGGGTCTGTTTGAGCAGATGAAACAACCGCAGAATCTGATCCGCCTGCCGGCTTTGATCACCGCTGCTGGCCAGGCCTTGGAGACGGATCTGGGGCCGATGGAACTGGGGGGATTGATCACCGCCATGGGCACCACCGACCTCAATGCCTCCAGCCTGAAGGCGGTGCCGTTCAATGCCGATGGCATCAGCTATCTGGATACGGAGTGGCCCGCCAAGTCGAGCAGTGGGGCTGATGCGAGTAAGGCCAGCAGCCAGCGCTTCCGCTTCCTGTTCTGA